A part of Tardiphaga sp. vice304 genomic DNA contains:
- a CDS encoding tyrosine-type recombinase/integrase, which produces MRWRLAYRYNGKQKTLAIGVYPTTSLREARDARDDARRLLGSGQDPSLVRKLARAAKATASANTFNSLADELLEKKRAEGKAERTFDKVEWLLNLARPDLGERPIAEIVAPEVLRVLKTVEARGRLETAKRLRATIGQVFRFAVATGRGDTDPTASLRGAIASPVVQHRAAIIEPKAFGGLLRAIAIYEGSPETKAALELSALTFARPGEVRAAEWSEIDLDGATWSIPAAKMKMRRPHRIPLAPPSSYLAA; this is translated from the coding sequence GTGCGATGGCGGCTCGCCTACCGTTACAACGGCAAGCAGAAGACCCTCGCCATCGGCGTATACCCGACGACCAGCCTTCGAGAGGCGCGCGACGCGCGCGATGACGCCAGACGCCTGCTTGGCTCGGGACAAGACCCCTCGCTGGTCCGAAAGCTGGCCAGGGCCGCAAAAGCGACGGCGTCGGCCAATACCTTCAACTCGCTGGCCGACGAACTCCTCGAAAAGAAGCGCGCGGAAGGAAAGGCGGAGCGCACCTTCGACAAGGTTGAATGGCTCCTGAACCTTGCTCGCCCTGATCTTGGGGAGCGCCCTATTGCGGAGATCGTCGCCCCTGAAGTGCTACGGGTCCTGAAAACGGTAGAGGCTCGGGGTCGACTCGAAACCGCCAAACGGCTGCGGGCAACCATCGGGCAGGTCTTTCGCTTTGCCGTCGCGACCGGGCGAGGAGATACGGACCCGACGGCCTCCCTTCGGGGAGCTATCGCGTCGCCAGTAGTCCAGCACCGTGCGGCCATCATCGAACCCAAAGCCTTCGGTGGCTTGCTCAGGGCCATTGCTATCTACGAGGGGTCGCCAGAAACGAAGGCCGCTCTAGAACTGTCGGCCCTGACTTTTGCACGTCCCGGTGAGGTCCGTGCAGCGGAATGGAGCGAAATCGATCTCGATGGCGCAACCTGGTCCATCCCGGCCGCAAAAATGAAGATGCGACGGCCGCATCGCATTCCGCTGGCACCCCCGAGCAGTTACCTTGCTGCGTGA
- a CDS encoding NAD(P)H-dependent glycerol-3-phosphate dehydrogenase — MVNFSSVAVIGAGAYGTALADVAARAGREVVLYARSTAAAEQMQITRESPRLPGVAIDASVFVTADLALTARADVILLAVPSQQLRDALTALTPLLSDGKPVVACAKGIERGTRLFMTEVIAAVAPNAVPAILSGPNFADDVARGLPTAVTLACADETMAIDLVKALGSATFRPYHSTDVRGVEIGGAAKNVLAIAAGIVAGRKLGASALAALTTRGFSELLRLGRACGARSETLSGLSGLGDLILSCSSAQSRNFSLGAALGRGEQPARDRLAEGEFTAPVLVELAASRHIDMPVANAVAAILSGAATIDQAIEGLLTRPFKAEGY, encoded by the coding sequence ATGGTGAACTTCAGTTCAGTCGCGGTGATCGGCGCCGGGGCCTATGGCACGGCGCTAGCCGACGTTGCCGCGCGCGCCGGGCGTGAGGTCGTGCTCTATGCGCGCTCGACCGCCGCCGCCGAGCAAATGCAGATCACGCGCGAAAGCCCGCGGCTGCCGGGCGTGGCGATCGATGCCTCGGTTTTTGTGACGGCCGATCTCGCGCTGACCGCGCGTGCGGATGTCATTCTGCTCGCCGTACCGTCGCAGCAATTGCGCGACGCGCTGACGGCCCTGACGCCGCTGCTCTCCGACGGCAAGCCCGTGGTCGCCTGCGCCAAGGGCATCGAGCGCGGCACGCGGCTGTTCATGACCGAGGTGATCGCAGCGGTGGCGCCGAACGCCGTCCCGGCGATCCTGTCGGGACCGAATTTCGCCGACGACGTCGCGCGGGGATTGCCGACGGCCGTGACGCTGGCCTGCGCCGATGAGACCATGGCGATCGATCTCGTGAAGGCGCTGGGCTCGGCGACCTTCCGGCCCTACCACTCCACCGACGTGCGCGGCGTCGAGATCGGCGGTGCTGCAAAAAACGTGCTGGCGATCGCCGCCGGTATCGTCGCCGGCCGCAAGCTCGGCGCCTCCGCACTCGCGGCGCTGACGACGCGCGGCTTCAGCGAATTGCTGCGGCTCGGCCGCGCCTGCGGCGCGCGAAGCGAGACGCTGTCGGGCCTGTCCGGGCTTGGAGATCTGATCCTGAGCTGCTCCAGCGCGCAGTCGCGCAATTTTTCTCTCGGCGCCGCACTCGGCCGTGGCGAGCAACCCGCGCGCGACAGGCTCGCCGAGGGCGAATTCACCGCGCCGGTTCTGGTTGAACTGGCAGCTTCCAGACACATCGATATGCCGGTCGCCAATGCCGTTGCCGCGATTCTCAGCGGCGCGGCCACCATCGACCAGGCGATCGAGGGCCTGCTGACGCGGCCGTTCAAGGCAGAGGGATACTAA
- the tsaD gene encoding tRNA (adenosine(37)-N6)-threonylcarbamoyltransferase complex transferase subunit TsaD: MRVLGIETTCDETAAAVIERRPDGSGRILSNIVHSQIADHAPYGGVVPEIAARAHIDLLDGIVRRAMTEADTGFIDLSAVAAAAGPGLIGGVIVGLTTAKAIAMVHDTPLIAVNHLEAHALTPRLTDALSFPYCLFLASGGHTQIVAVLGVGDYVRLGTTVDDAMGEAFDKVAKMLSLPYPGGPQVEHAAASGDAKRFAFPRPMLGRPDANFSLSGLKTAVRNEAGRIAPLEPQDINDLCASFQAAVLDATADRLSVGLRLFKERFGEPTALVAAGGVASNKAIRGALLEVAAKAGTILIMPPPELCTDNGAMIAWAGAERLALGLTDTMEAAPRARWLLDADAVAPAGYGKTRAAY, translated from the coding sequence ATGCGCGTGCTGGGAATCGAGACGACCTGCGACGAGACCGCCGCGGCCGTGATCGAACGCCGCCCGGACGGTTCCGGCCGCATCCTGTCCAACATCGTGCATTCGCAGATCGCCGACCACGCGCCCTATGGCGGCGTGGTGCCGGAGATCGCGGCGCGCGCCCATATCGACCTGCTCGACGGTATCGTGCGCCGCGCGATGACCGAGGCCGATACCGGCTTCATCGATCTTTCCGCGGTCGCCGCCGCCGCCGGTCCCGGCCTGATCGGCGGCGTGATCGTCGGCCTCACCACGGCGAAGGCGATCGCGATGGTGCATGACACGCCGCTGATCGCGGTGAACCATCTGGAGGCGCATGCGCTGACGCCGCGGCTGACCGACGCGCTGTCGTTTCCCTATTGCCTGTTCCTGGCCTCCGGCGGCCACACCCAGATCGTCGCGGTGCTCGGCGTCGGCGATTATGTACGGCTCGGCACCACTGTCGATGACGCGATGGGCGAGGCCTTCGACAAGGTGGCAAAAATGCTCAGCCTGCCCTATCCCGGCGGGCCGCAGGTCGAGCACGCCGCCGCTTCCGGCGATGCCAAACGCTTTGCGTTTCCGCGGCCGATGCTGGGTCGCCCCGACGCCAATTTTTCGCTGTCCGGCCTCAAGACCGCGGTGCGCAACGAGGCCGGCCGCATCGCGCCGCTTGAGCCGCAGGACATCAACGATCTCTGCGCCAGCTTCCAGGCCGCCGTGCTGGATGCTACCGCCGACCGGCTCAGCGTCGGGCTGCGCCTGTTCAAGGAACGTTTCGGCGAGCCGACGGCGCTGGTGGCGGCCGGCGGCGTCGCCTCCAACAAGGCGATCCGCGGCGCGCTGCTGGAAGTGGCGGCCAAGGCCGGCACCATCCTGATCATGCCGCCGCCGGAATTGTGCACCGACAACGGCGCGATGATCGCCTGGGCCGGCGCCGAACGCCTGGCGCTGGGCCTCACCGACACGATGGAAGCTGCGCCGCGCGCCCGCTGGCTGCTCGATGCCGATGCGGTCGCGCCGGCCGGTTACGGCAAAACCCGCGCAGCGTATTGA
- the acs gene encoding acetate--CoA ligase: MSEKIYDVPAEWTTRAYVDDAKYLAMYDRSVHDSDAFWAEQAENLDWIEKFTTVENTSFAPGKISIKWFEDGVLNVAYNCIDRHLPARAKQTAIIWEGDDPSQSRHISYQELHDEVCRFANILRTRNVQKGDRVTIYLPMIPEAAYAMLACARIGAIHSVVFAGFSPDSLAQRITDCQSRIIITADEGLRGGKKVPLKANVDAAVAKAGDVDWVVVVKHTGGAVTMDPARDFWYREAAEMVTAECPCEAMNAEDPLFILYTSGSTGQPKGVLHTSGGYLLFASMTHKYVFDYHEGDIYWCTADVGWVTGHSYILYGPLANGATTLMFEGVPSYPTMSRFWEVIDKHKVNIFYTAPTAIRALMQAGDDPVHLTSRKSLRLLGSVGEPINPEAWEWYYNVVGEKRCPIVDTWWQTETGGILITPLPGATRLKPGSATRPFFGVVPEIVDADGHVQAGETQGNLCIARSWPGQMRTVYGDHARFEQTYFSTYPGKYFTGDGCRRDADGYYWITGRVDDVINVSGHRMGTAEVESSLVSHAKVSEAAVVGYPHDIKGQGIYAYVTLMTGVEPTEELRKELVGWVRKDIGPIASPDLIQFAPGLPKTRSGKIMRRILRKIAEDESGTLGDTSTLADPAVVDDLVEHRQNKRPGV; this comes from the coding sequence ATGTCCGAGAAAATCTACGACGTGCCAGCCGAATGGACTACGCGCGCCTACGTCGACGATGCCAAATATCTCGCGATGTACGATCGCTCGGTGCACGATTCGGACGCCTTCTGGGCCGAGCAGGCCGAAAACCTCGACTGGATCGAGAAGTTCACCACCGTCGAGAACACCTCGTTCGCGCCCGGCAAGATCTCGATCAAGTGGTTCGAGGACGGCGTGCTCAACGTCGCCTACAATTGCATCGACCGCCACCTGCCGGCGCGCGCCAAGCAGACCGCGATCATCTGGGAGGGCGACGATCCCTCACAGTCGCGCCACATCTCCTATCAGGAACTGCACGACGAGGTATGCCGCTTCGCCAACATCCTGCGCACCCGCAACGTCCAGAAGGGCGACCGCGTCACCATCTATCTGCCGATGATCCCCGAGGCGGCCTATGCGATGCTGGCCTGCGCGCGAATCGGCGCGATCCATTCGGTGGTGTTTGCCGGCTTCTCGCCGGACTCGCTCGCCCAGCGCATCACCGATTGCCAGTCCAGGATCATCATCACCGCGGATGAAGGCCTGCGCGGCGGCAAGAAGGTGCCGCTGAAGGCCAATGTCGATGCCGCCGTAGCCAAGGCCGGCGACGTCGATTGGGTGGTCGTGGTCAAGCATACCGGCGGTGCGGTCACCATGGATCCGGCGCGCGACTTCTGGTACCGCGAAGCCGCCGAGATGGTCACCGCCGAATGCCCGTGCGAGGCGATGAATGCGGAAGATCCGCTGTTCATCCTCTACACGTCGGGCTCGACCGGCCAGCCCAAGGGCGTGCTGCACACCTCCGGCGGCTATTTGCTGTTCGCCTCGATGACGCACAAATACGTGTTCGACTATCACGAGGGCGATATCTACTGGTGCACCGCCGACGTCGGCTGGGTCACCGGCCACAGCTACATCCTGTACGGGCCACTGGCCAACGGCGCGACCACGCTGATGTTCGAGGGCGTGCCGAGCTATCCGACGATGTCGCGGTTCTGGGAAGTCATCGACAAGCACAAGGTCAACATCTTCTACACCGCGCCGACCGCGATCCGCGCGCTGATGCAGGCCGGCGACGATCCGGTGCACCTCACCTCCCGCAAGAGCCTGCGGCTGCTAGGCAGCGTCGGCGAGCCGATCAATCCGGAGGCCTGGGAGTGGTACTACAACGTGGTCGGCGAGAAGCGCTGCCCTATCGTCGATACCTGGTGGCAGACCGAAACCGGCGGCATCCTGATCACGCCGCTTCCGGGCGCGACCCGACTCAAGCCGGGCTCGGCGACGCGGCCGTTCTTCGGCGTGGTGCCGGAGATCGTCGATGCCGACGGCCATGTGCAGGCCGGCGAGACTCAGGGCAATCTGTGCATCGCGCGGTCCTGGCCCGGCCAGATGCGGACGGTCTACGGCGACCATGCGCGCTTCGAGCAGACCTATTTCTCGACCTATCCCGGCAAGTACTTCACCGGCGACGGCTGCCGCCGCGACGCCGACGGTTACTACTGGATCACCGGGCGGGTTGACGACGTCATCAACGTCTCCGGCCACCGCATGGGCACCGCCGAGGTCGAGAGCTCGCTGGTCTCGCACGCAAAAGTCTCGGAGGCCGCGGTGGTCGGCTATCCGCACGACATCAAGGGTCAGGGCATCTACGCCTATGTCACGCTGATGACGGGCGTGGAGCCGACCGAGGAGCTGCGCAAGGAACTGGTCGGCTGGGTCCGCAAGGACATCGGCCCGATCGCCTCGCCGGACCTCATCCAGTTCGCGCCGGGCCTGCCGAAGACCCGCTCCGGCAAGATCATGCGGCGCATCCTGCGAAAAATCGCCGAGGACGAATCCGGCACGCTGGGCGACACCTCGACGCTGGCCGATCCGGCGGTGGTGGATGATCTCGTCGAGCACCGTCAGAACAAGCGGCCGGGGGTGTAA
- a CDS encoding uroporphyrinogen-III synthase, whose product MAILVTRPQPDNDRTASALRARGLDVLPAPMLRFEKVIVQDDHADDAQPHYGAVIVTSANALRAIEDQPIKAALLELPLFAVGERTAEAARDIGFTNVISADGDAHALRDLVVAQVKAKLLKNSATLLYLAGADLARDLASELGQRGFSVVTHTAYRMAPVTELPAAVSDGFAAGTIQAVLHYSRRSARAFFAASRAAGVEISALAVPHICLSDSVASIVRDAGATQVLLAATPDENALFAALDRAIAPLSR is encoded by the coding sequence ATGGCCATTCTCGTCACCCGCCCGCAGCCCGACAATGACCGCACCGCAAGCGCGTTGCGGGCCCGCGGGCTCGACGTCTTGCCGGCGCCGATGCTGCGCTTCGAGAAGGTGATCGTGCAGGACGACCATGCCGACGACGCGCAGCCGCATTACGGCGCGGTGATCGTCACCTCCGCCAATGCGCTGCGCGCGATAGAGGACCAGCCGATCAAGGCTGCCCTGCTTGAGCTGCCGCTGTTTGCGGTCGGCGAGCGAACCGCCGAGGCGGCGCGGGACATCGGCTTCACGAACGTGATCTCCGCCGATGGCGACGCCCATGCGCTGCGCGACCTCGTGGTTGCGCAGGTCAAGGCGAAGCTACTGAAGAATTCTGCCACGCTTTTGTATCTCGCCGGCGCCGATCTGGCCCGCGATCTCGCCAGTGAACTCGGGCAACGCGGCTTCAGCGTCGTTACCCACACCGCCTACCGGATGGCGCCGGTGACCGAGCTGCCCGCCGCGGTATCCGACGGCTTTGCCGCGGGAACCATCCAGGCCGTGCTGCACTATTCAAGGCGCAGTGCGCGCGCGTTCTTCGCCGCGTCGCGCGCCGCCGGCGTCGAAATTTCGGCACTTGCGGTACCTCATATCTGCCTGTCCGATTCCGTGGCATCGATCGTGCGCGATGCCGGCGCCACCCAGGTGCTGCTGGCGGCCACGCCGGATGAAAATGCCCTGTTCGCGGCGCTGGACCGTGCCATCGCGCCTTTATCGCGCTAA
- a CDS encoding class I SAM-dependent methyltransferase, giving the protein MLVPAAVGDPAVFIIANTLLLPVPLVPEIGLHIADEAVPLWTKTEDEINEIGLPPPFWAFAWAGGQALARYILDHPETVAGKTVIDLASGSGIVAIAAAKAGAARVIAYDIDGFARMAIALNARVNKVVIEVSGDDLLAGATAPVAETILAGDIFYESDTAKRAFDFLDDKAVAGATVLIGDPGRSFLPKARLHRIAEYRVPVSRELEDADIKLTAVWGLA; this is encoded by the coding sequence ATGCTCGTGCCTGCGGCGGTCGGCGATCCGGCCGTCTTCATCATCGCCAATACGCTGTTGCTCCCGGTGCCGCTGGTGCCGGAAATCGGGCTGCACATCGCCGACGAGGCGGTGCCGCTATGGACCAAGACCGAAGACGAGATCAACGAGATCGGCCTGCCACCGCCCTTCTGGGCCTTTGCCTGGGCCGGCGGCCAGGCGCTGGCGCGCTATATCCTGGATCATCCCGAGACAGTTGCCGGCAAAACCGTGATCGATCTCGCCTCCGGCTCCGGCATCGTCGCCATCGCCGCCGCGAAAGCCGGCGCCGCCCGCGTCATCGCCTATGACATCGACGGCTTTGCCCGCATGGCGATCGCACTGAACGCGCGCGTCAACAAGGTCGTGATCGAGGTCAGCGGCGACGATCTGCTGGCGGGCGCGACCGCGCCTGTGGCCGAAACCATTTTAGCCGGCGATATCTTTTATGAAAGCGACACGGCGAAACGCGCCTTCGACTTCCTCGACGATAAAGCCGTAGCCGGCGCGACCGTCCTGATCGGCGACCCCGGTCGCAGCTTCCTGCCGAAGGCCCGGCTGCACAGGATTGCGGAGTACAGGGTGCCGGTGTCGCGCGAACTGGAAGATGCCGACATCAAGCTCACCGCCGTATGGGGCTTGGCGTAG
- a CDS encoding heme biosynthesis HemY N-terminal domain-containing protein — MLRLISFLVLIALAGAGAAWVAEQSGDVVLSWGHWRAVTSLPVFALAVGLVIVAALLAWSLLRGMWRMPARLRRNRRDKRQARGRQAITRGLLAIGHGDGAAARKHADAAARLVANDPLALLLQAQSAQLEGDHHGANRAFRTMAEREDTRLLGLRGLFIEAQRSDDPHAAVAIAEEALKLAPGSTWASQALLGFRCSQGDWNGALAILDNNLSSGLIDRAAFRRQRGVLLTARAQELETVDRDLARESISEAVKLAPTLVPAAVLAARFQSEAQQIRRALKILEAAWIAQPHPDLADAYAHAKPGDAARQRLARIETLAAKAPGHVESALALARAAIDAAEFGRARETLAPFTQDPTQRVAILMAEIERTENGDSGRSRAWTIRAVRARHDPVWTADGYVSDIWRPVSPLTGRIDAFQWQTPLAALPSDRMSTIEADILRETVLAPPPRAVPPPAAATATEADGPEQASSEAPKAAVATELPSPQTRPATETAPEPRQELKREPKIEIQPEPELAEADPEPAVEPAPPAPPPAAPPLFFRPRPDAAGKPPGATMPPAAMPPIRPPIPAVIPIVRAPDDPGVDEENPRDEFAELNAGQQAGGWRGFIGRIGG; from the coding sequence ATGCTGCGTCTCATCTCGTTTCTCGTATTGATCGCGCTGGCCGGCGCCGGTGCCGCCTGGGTGGCCGAACAGAGCGGCGACGTCGTGCTGTCGTGGGGCCACTGGCGCGCCGTGACCTCGCTGCCGGTGTTCGCGCTGGCCGTTGGCCTCGTCATCGTCGCCGCATTGCTGGCCTGGTCGCTGCTGCGCGGCATGTGGCGGATGCCGGCGCGGTTGCGCCGCAATCGCCGCGACAAGCGCCAAGCGCGGGGCCGCCAGGCCATCACAAGGGGCCTGCTGGCGATCGGCCATGGCGACGGTGCTGCGGCCCGCAAACATGCCGACGCGGCGGCGCGCCTCGTCGCCAACGATCCGCTGGCGCTGCTGCTGCAGGCGCAGTCGGCGCAGCTCGAGGGTGACCACCATGGCGCCAACCGTGCGTTCCGGACGATGGCCGAGCGCGAGGATACTCGCCTGCTTGGCCTGCGCGGCCTGTTCATCGAGGCGCAGCGCAGCGACGATCCGCATGCCGCGGTGGCGATCGCCGAGGAGGCCTTGAAGCTGGCGCCGGGCTCGACCTGGGCCTCGCAGGCGCTGCTCGGCTTCCGCTGTTCGCAGGGCGACTGGAACGGCGCGCTGGCGATCCTCGACAACAACCTGTCCTCCGGACTGATCGACCGCGCCGCGTTCCGTCGCCAGCGCGGCGTGCTGCTGACCGCGCGGGCGCAGGAGCTGGAAACCGTCGACCGCGACCTCGCCCGCGAGAGCATCAGTGAGGCCGTCAAGCTGGCGCCGACCCTGGTGCCGGCCGCGGTACTGGCCGCCCGGTTTCAGAGCGAGGCGCAGCAGATCCGCCGCGCCCTCAAGATCCTCGAGGCTGCCTGGATCGCGCAGCCGCATCCGGATCTCGCGGACGCCTATGCCCATGCCAAGCCGGGCGATGCCGCCCGCCAGCGGCTGGCGCGGATCGAGACACTGGCGGCCAAGGCCCCCGGCCATGTCGAAAGCGCGCTGGCGCTTGCGCGCGCCGCGATCGACGCCGCCGAATTCGGCCGAGCGCGCGAGACGCTGGCGCCGTTCACGCAGGACCCGACGCAGCGCGTCGCGATCCTGATGGCCGAAATCGAGCGCACCGAAAACGGCGACAGCGGCCGGTCCCGCGCCTGGACGATCCGCGCGGTGCGCGCCCGGCACGATCCGGTGTGGACCGCGGATGGCTATGTCTCGGACATCTGGCGTCCGGTGTCGCCGCTGACCGGCCGAATCGATGCCTTCCAGTGGCAGACGCCGCTGGCGGCGCTGCCGTCGGACCGGATGTCGACCATCGAAGCGGATATCTTGCGCGAAACCGTGCTGGCGCCGCCGCCGCGCGCGGTGCCGCCCCCCGCTGCCGCTACCGCCACCGAGGCTGACGGGCCCGAACAGGCGTCGTCGGAGGCCCCGAAAGCTGCTGTGGCAACCGAGTTGCCCTCCCCGCAGACCCGTCCCGCGACCGAAACGGCGCCGGAGCCCAGGCAGGAGCTAAAGCGGGAGCCCAAAATCGAGATTCAGCCGGAACCGGAACTGGCGGAAGCGGATCCGGAACCTGCGGTCGAGCCCGCCCCGCCCGCTCCGCCGCCCGCGGCCCCGCCGCTATTTTTTCGTCCCCGTCCCGACGCCGCCGGCAAGCCGCCGGGCGCCACCATGCCGCCCGCCGCCATGCCGCCGATCCGTCCGCCAATCCCTGCGGTGATCCCGATCGTGCGCGCGCCCGATGATCCCGGGGTGGACGAGGAAAATCCGCGCGACGAATTCGCCGAACTCAACGCCGGCCAGCAGGCCGGCGGCTGGCGCGGCTTTATTGGCCGCATCGGCGGCTGA
- a CDS encoding L,D-transpeptidase, with translation MPTKYAVALAATLAAGALASHPVQASPARVVFQGGYAPGTIVVKTSERRLYLVLDDGTAVRYPVGVGRPGKQWEGVTKIDGKYREPAWSPPAEVKRDNPRLPDVIAGGSPSNPMGVAALTLAGGEYAIHGTNRPGSIGGFVSYGCVRMYNEDISDLFGRVPVGTPVVVTQR, from the coding sequence ATGCCGACGAAGTACGCCGTTGCGCTGGCCGCTACTCTTGCCGCGGGGGCGCTGGCTTCGCATCCGGTGCAGGCCAGCCCGGCGCGGGTCGTGTTCCAGGGCGGCTATGCACCCGGCACGATCGTGGTGAAGACCAGCGAGCGCCGGCTGTATCTCGTGCTCGATGACGGCACCGCGGTGCGCTATCCGGTCGGCGTCGGCCGGCCCGGCAAGCAGTGGGAAGGCGTCACCAAGATCGACGGCAAGTATCGAGAACCGGCCTGGTCACCCCCGGCGGAAGTCAAGCGCGACAATCCGCGACTTCCCGACGTGATCGCCGGCGGATCGCCGTCCAACCCGATGGGCGTCGCCGCGCTGACGCTGGCCGGCGGCGAATACGCCATTCACGGCACCAACCGTCCGGGCTCGATCGGCGGCTTCGTCTCCTATGGCTGCGTGCGAATGTACAATGAGGACATCAGCGACCTGTTCGGCCGCGTCCCGGTCGGTACGCCCGTGGTCGTGACGCAGCGCT
- a CDS encoding EVE domain-containing protein — MAHWLVKSEPSTWSWDQQVAKGAKGEAWTGVRNHTAKQYMMKMKKGDRAFFYHSNEGKEIVGIAEIIKEHYPDPTDESSKFVCVDIKADKPLKTPVTLAAIKADERFAEMALLKYSRLSVQPVTDAEWKMICKLGGL; from the coding sequence ATGGCGCACTGGCTGGTTAAATCGGAGCCCTCGACATGGTCGTGGGACCAACAGGTCGCCAAAGGCGCGAAGGGCGAAGCCTGGACGGGCGTGCGCAACCACACCGCCAAGCAATACATGATGAAGATGAAGAAGGGCGACCGCGCCTTCTTCTATCATTCCAACGAGGGCAAGGAGATCGTCGGCATCGCCGAGATCATCAAGGAGCATTACCCGGACCCGACCGATGAATCCTCGAAATTCGTCTGCGTCGATATCAAGGCCGACAAGCCGCTGAAGACGCCGGTGACATTGGCTGCGATCAAGGCCGATGAGCGTTTCGCAGAAATGGCGCTGCTAAAATATTCGCGGCTGTCGGTGCAGCCGGTAACGGATGCCGAATGGAAGATGATCTGCAAGCTGGGCGGACTGTGA
- a CDS encoding Crp/Fnr family transcriptional regulator, which produces MADWLTRTIRVAGVERAFRAKQVLFRTGQRTAGFYEVITGNVCLVRVDRAGREAVLQIAAAGETLGEASLFASAYHCDGIATTDAVVRLYPKTIVLAEFERDPKAAQAFMAMLAHQVMNLRTRVEQRNINSAHDRVRHYLALNTGTDGRTIRVTGTLKDLATELGLTHETLYRTLADLAAAGEIERSKGKIKLM; this is translated from the coding sequence ATGGCAGACTGGCTCACGCGAACTATTCGGGTTGCTGGGGTCGAACGCGCGTTCCGGGCTAAACAAGTTCTGTTTCGCACGGGTCAACGAACTGCAGGCTTCTATGAGGTGATCACCGGGAATGTTTGTCTCGTGCGTGTGGATCGCGCGGGGCGCGAGGCTGTGCTGCAGATCGCTGCTGCTGGCGAGACACTCGGTGAGGCCTCGCTGTTCGCGTCGGCGTATCACTGTGATGGGATTGCGACGACCGATGCCGTCGTTCGCTTGTATCCCAAGACAATCGTGCTCGCCGAATTCGAGCGCGATCCAAAAGCCGCACAAGCTTTTATGGCGATGCTGGCACACCAAGTAATGAACCTACGCACGCGCGTTGAACAGCGCAATATTAACTCCGCCCACGATCGTGTTCGGCACTATTTGGCCCTCAATACTGGCACCGATGGACGTACTATTAGGGTGACCGGCACACTCAAGGACCTGGCCACTGAACTCGGCCTTACACATGAAACGCTCTATCGAACGCTCGCGGACCTGGCGGCCGCCGGAGAGATCGAAAGATCCAAAGGAAAGATCAAGCTGATGTGA